Proteins found in one Lathamus discolor isolate bLatDis1 chromosome 7, bLatDis1.hap1, whole genome shotgun sequence genomic segment:
- the PPM1M gene encoding protein phosphatase 1M isoform X2, with protein sequence MGSGQSPAEPTPREGEPGPSSSAGAAYRGCRSGESWLRSARLRSVPFRSVPFRSVPLRLAASRAGNGSAGTAAASGAWSHRPRRLHRPGEEPPPPRRGEAGSALRRPLAELSGTTGGRPGPRHGRRVAAAAATGRPRGAARRNTGDWAGPSARRPQLPPAQVPAWWHRGEPAGPAGSAGYRARAAPALGDGLRRFLTGYYWALFDGHGGPEAAIIASNYLHYCIKQKLEEVVGGITEAQPPMHLSGRCVCDSDPQFVEEKHIHAQDLVVGALENAFQECDEVIGQEMEATNQTGGCTALAALYFQGKLYVANAGDSRAVLVLKDNVVPMSCEFTPETERQRIQHLAFLFPKLLGGEFTRFEFPRRLKGDDVGQKVLYRDYFMEGWGYKTVEKADLKYPLVHGHGKQARLLGTLAVSRGLGDHQLEVIDTNIEVKPFLSCIPKVKVFDFALHDIKEDDVLIMATDGLWDVLCNKEVAHMVRSFLEENRTDPHRFSKLAKCLVCRARGKKRGHQWMLDDNHEASYDDISVFVIPLHNRDEN encoded by the exons ATGGGGAGCGGTCAGAGCCCTGCCGAGCCCACCCCGAGGGAAGGGGAGCCGGGACCCAGCAGCTCGGCGGGCGCCGCTTACCGTGGATGCCGGTCTGGTGAGTCATGGCTCCGCTCGGCTCGGCTCCGTTCCGTTCCGTTCCGTTCCGTTCCGTTCCGTTCCGTTCCGCTCCGGCTCGCCGCGTCCCGGGCAGGAAACGGCTCCGCGGGCACCGCGGCCGCTTCCGGAGCCTGGAGCCACCGCCCGCGCCGCCTGCACCGCCCCGGggaggagccgccgccgccgcgccggggAGAAGCTGGGTCCGCACTGCGGCGCCCCCTGGCGGAGCTCAGCGGCACCACTGGAGGCCGGCCCGGGCCCCGCCATGGCCGCCGAGTGGCTGCGGCGGCTGCGACGGGGCGGCCCCGCGGAGCAGCCCGGAGGAACACAGGGGACTGGGCCGGGCCCTCCGCCCGCCGGCCTCAGCTACCGCCGGCCCAAGTTCCTGCGTGGTGGCACCGAGGAGAGCCCGCGGGACCGGCGGGTAGTGCGGGGTACCGGGCCCGAGCGGCCCCTGCCCTGGGGGACGGGCTACGCCGA TTTCTGACTGGTTATTACTGGGCACTGTTTGATGGCCACGGTGGCCCAGAAGCTGCCATCATCGCATCCAACTATTTGCACTACTGCATCAAACAGAAGCTGGAGGAGGTTGTGGGAGGCATCACAGAGGCCCAGCCCCCCATGCATCTCAGTGGGCGCTGCGTTTGTGACAGCGACCCCCAGTTTGTGGAGGAGAAGCACATCCACGCACAAGACCTGGTGGTGGGAGCCCTGGAGAACGCCTTCCAGGAATGC GATGAAGTCATAGGCCAGGAGATGGAAGCTACAAACCAGACTGGAGGCTGcactgctctggctgccctaTATTTCCAAGGAAAGCTGTATGTGGCCAACGCTGGGGACAGCAG GGCGGTTCTTGTTCTGAAGGACAACGTTGTGCCCATGAGCTGCGAGTTCACACCTGAGACAGAGAGGCAGCGAATCCAGCACTTG gcttttcttttccccaagcTTCTGGGTGGCGAGTTCACACGCTTCGAGTTTCCACGGAGGTTGAAGGGAGATGACGTGGGGCAGAAAGTCCTGTACCGGGATTACTTCATGGAGGGCTG GGGATACAAGACAGTGGAGAAAGCTGACCTCAAGTATCCTCTTGTCCATGGTCATGGGAAACAG GCTCGCTTGCTGGGGACTCTGGCTGTCTCTCGAGGTCTGGGGGATCACCAGCTCGAAGTCATCGACACCAACATTGAAGTCAAACCTTTCCTCTCCTGCATCCCAAAG GTGAAAGTGTTTGACTTTGCTCTGCATGACATTAAGGAAGACGATGTCCTCATCATGGCAACTGATGGTCTTTGGGATGTTCTGTGCAACAAAGAGGTAGCCCATATGGTCAGGAGCTTCCTTGAAGAAAACAGGACAGATCCTCACAG ATTTTCAAAACTGGCCAAGTGTTTGGTATGCAGAgcaaggggaaagaagagaggcCACCAGTGGATGCTGGATGACAACCATGAAGCATCCTATGATGACATCTCTGTGTTTGTCATCCCACTGCACAACCGGGATGAGAACTGA
- the PPM1M gene encoding protein phosphatase 1M isoform X1 produces MLKVPPDGGAEEQPSRWGAVRALPSPPRGKGSRDPAARRAPLTVDAGLVSHGSARLGSVPFRSVPFRSVPFRSGSPRPGQETAPRAPRPLPEPGATARAACTAPGRSRRRRAGEKLGPHCGAPWRSSAAPLEAGPGPAMAAEWLRRLRRGGPAEQPGGTQGTGPGPPPAGLSYRRPKFLRGGTEESPRDRRVVRGTGPERPLPWGTGYAEVINAEKSEFNEDQAACCQITIRRREPGLEEDEEWLILCSTQFLTGYYWALFDGHGGPEAAIIASNYLHYCIKQKLEEVVGGITEAQPPMHLSGRCVCDSDPQFVEEKHIHAQDLVVGALENAFQECDEVIGQEMEATNQTGGCTALAALYFQGKLYVANAGDSRAVLVLKDNVVPMSCEFTPETERQRIQHLAFLFPKLLGGEFTRFEFPRRLKGDDVGQKVLYRDYFMEGWGYKTVEKADLKYPLVHGHGKQARLLGTLAVSRGLGDHQLEVIDTNIEVKPFLSCIPKVKVFDFALHDIKEDDVLIMATDGLWDVLCNKEVAHMVRSFLEENRTDPHRFSKLAKCLVCRARGKKRGHQWMLDDNHEASYDDISVFVIPLHNRDEN; encoded by the exons ATGCTCAAGGTACCTCCCGATGGGGGTGCGGAGGAGCAGCCCAGCCGATGGGGAGCGGTCAGAGCCCTGCCGAGCCCACCCCGAGGGAAGGGGAGCCGGGACCCAGCAGCTCGGCGGGCGCCGCTTACCGTGGATGCCGGTCTGGTGAGTCATGGCTCCGCTCGGCTCGGCTCCGTTCCGTTCCGTTCCGTTCCGTTCCGTTCCGTTCCGTTCCGCTCCGGCTCGCCGCGTCCCGGGCAGGAAACGGCTCCGCGGGCACCGCGGCCGCTTCCGGAGCCTGGAGCCACCGCCCGCGCCGCCTGCACCGCCCCGGggaggagccgccgccgccgcgccggggAGAAGCTGGGTCCGCACTGCGGCGCCCCCTGGCGGAGCTCAGCGGCACCACTGGAGGCCGGCCCGGGCCCCGCCATGGCCGCCGAGTGGCTGCGGCGGCTGCGACGGGGCGGCCCCGCGGAGCAGCCCGGAGGAACACAGGGGACTGGGCCGGGCCCTCCGCCCGCCGGCCTCAGCTACCGCCGGCCCAAGTTCCTGCGTGGTGGCACCGAGGAGAGCCCGCGGGACCGGCGGGTAGTGCGGGGTACCGGGCCCGAGCGGCCCCTGCCCTGGGGGACGGGCTACGCCGA GGTTATCAATGCTGAGAAGTCAGAGTTCAATGAGGACCAGGCAGCCTGCTGCCAGATCACCATCCGGAGGAGAGAGCCGGGCCTAGAGGAGGACGAGGAATGGCTGATCCTGTGCTCCACGCAG TTTCTGACTGGTTATTACTGGGCACTGTTTGATGGCCACGGTGGCCCAGAAGCTGCCATCATCGCATCCAACTATTTGCACTACTGCATCAAACAGAAGCTGGAGGAGGTTGTGGGAGGCATCACAGAGGCCCAGCCCCCCATGCATCTCAGTGGGCGCTGCGTTTGTGACAGCGACCCCCAGTTTGTGGAGGAGAAGCACATCCACGCACAAGACCTGGTGGTGGGAGCCCTGGAGAACGCCTTCCAGGAATGC GATGAAGTCATAGGCCAGGAGATGGAAGCTACAAACCAGACTGGAGGCTGcactgctctggctgccctaTATTTCCAAGGAAAGCTGTATGTGGCCAACGCTGGGGACAGCAG GGCGGTTCTTGTTCTGAAGGACAACGTTGTGCCCATGAGCTGCGAGTTCACACCTGAGACAGAGAGGCAGCGAATCCAGCACTTG gcttttcttttccccaagcTTCTGGGTGGCGAGTTCACACGCTTCGAGTTTCCACGGAGGTTGAAGGGAGATGACGTGGGGCAGAAAGTCCTGTACCGGGATTACTTCATGGAGGGCTG GGGATACAAGACAGTGGAGAAAGCTGACCTCAAGTATCCTCTTGTCCATGGTCATGGGAAACAG GCTCGCTTGCTGGGGACTCTGGCTGTCTCTCGAGGTCTGGGGGATCACCAGCTCGAAGTCATCGACACCAACATTGAAGTCAAACCTTTCCTCTCCTGCATCCCAAAG GTGAAAGTGTTTGACTTTGCTCTGCATGACATTAAGGAAGACGATGTCCTCATCATGGCAACTGATGGTCTTTGGGATGTTCTGTGCAACAAAGAGGTAGCCCATATGGTCAGGAGCTTCCTTGAAGAAAACAGGACAGATCCTCACAG ATTTTCAAAACTGGCCAAGTGTTTGGTATGCAGAgcaaggggaaagaagagaggcCACCAGTGGATGCTGGATGACAACCATGAAGCATCCTATGATGACATCTCTGTGTTTGTCATCCCACTGCACAACCGGGATGAGAACTGA
- the WDR82 gene encoding WD repeat-containing protein 82: MKLTDNVLRSFRVAKVFRENSDKINCFDFSPNGETVISSSDDDSIVLYDCQEGKPKRTLYSKKYGVDLIRYTHAANTVVYSSNKIDDTIRYLSLHDNKYIRYFPGHTKRVVALSMSPVDDTFISGSLDKTIRLWDLRSPNCQGLMHLQGKPVCSFDPEGLIFAAGVNSEMVKLYDLRSFDKGPFATFKMQYDRTCEWTGLKFSNDGKLILISTNGGFIRLIDAFKGAVLHTFGGYNNSKAVTLEASFTPDSQFIMIGSEDGKIHVWNGESGMKVAVLDGKHTGPITCLQFNPKFMTFASACSNMAFWLPTIDD; this comes from the exons ATGAAGCTGACGGACAACGTGCTGCGGAGCTTCCGTGTGGCCAAGGTGTTCCGCGAGAACTCGGATAAGATCAACTGCTTCGACTTCAGCCCCAACGGCGAGACCGTCATCTCTAGCAGCGACGACGACTCTATCGTTCTCTACGACTGCCAGGAGGGCAA ACCAAAGAGAACATTGTACAGTAAGAAGTATGGAGTGGACCTCATCAGGTACACACATGCTGCCAACACTGTTGTGTACAGCTCCAACAAAATAGATG ATACAATCCGATACCTTTCCCTGCATGACAACAAATACATTCGCTATTTCCCGGGGCATACTAAAAG AGTTGTTGCTCTTTCAATGTCTCCAGTGGATGACACTTTTATTTCTGGATCCCTTGATAAAACTATTCGACTTTGGGATCTCCGCTCTCCAAATTGCCAG GGTTTAATGCATCTCCAAGGGAAGCCTGTGTGTTCTTTTGACCCAGAAGGGTTGATTTTTGCTGCTGGAGTCAATTCTGAAATGGTGAAGCTTTATGACCTCCGTTCTTTTGATAAG ggGCCATTTGCTACGTTTAAGATGCAGTATGATCGAACATGTGAATGGACAGGCCTGAAGTTTAGTAACGATGGCAAACTCATCCTCATATCAACTAATGGAGGGTTCATTCGGCTGATTGATGCCTTTAAAGGAGCTGTCCTGCATACATTTGGG GGTTATAACAATAGTAAGGCTGTCACACTGGAGGCATCATTCACCCCAGACTCTCAGTTCATCATGATAG gttCAGAGGATGGGAAGATCCATGTTTGGAATGGGGAAAGTGGAATGAAGGTGGCTGTGCTGGATGGGAAACACACAGGCCCTATAACCTGTCTGCAATTCAATCCAAAATTCATGACTTTTGCTAGTGCATGTTCCAATATG GCCTTCTGGTTGCCAACTATCGACGACTAA